CATCTAATTTGACTGggctaaataggtatataaattgaattaaaaattattatacctccaactatgttttttgatttttataatttttgattaattgtaaatttaatgttatagcTCATCTGGTATTGTAAACAATGGATCAGTAATGTCATCACAAATTCCAGTTGGAGAAATTATGTTGAATGATATTGCACTAAATAATTATGGACGAACCTTGTACATGGCATCTGGTGACAAAGTGAAAATTTGGGATATGagaaagtaattttatttgtacaaattGTTTGTGAAGTTGAATCTAATAAACGTTTTTGGTTTTAAGGTTTACAGTTCGAGGAAAATTGAGTAGTGGTCATACAGCTGCTGTTATGTGTTTAGCTGTAGGTCGGTTTGACAACAAAGATATTATAGTTACTGGATCTAAAGACCATTACATTAAGATGTTTGAAGTCGATGAGGAAGCTGTTGGAACCTATAATCCTACAGTTAATCTAGAACCCCCTCATTATGACGGAATACAAACACTTGCAATACATAATGAAATACTATTTTCTGGTTCAAGAGATTATGCTATTAAAAAATGGGACCTGGAGAAACAAGAATTAGTTACTGTTAGTAATTTTTCcaccattgttattattattatttattagtaaattaataaataaccttTATCTTTCAGTCTATAAATAATGCTCACAAAGATTGGATCTGCGGATTGGCTATTGTTCCTGATCATCCAATACTATTGAGTGTGTGTCGTAGTGGATCTTTGAAAATGTGGTCAGAGTCGACTTGCTCACTTCTCGGAGAGATGAAAGCACACGATTCTCCAATTAATGCTATTGCGACAAATTCTACGCATGTCTTTACTGCAGCTCAGTATGtgttaattatcattatattagtGTATACATATGTAGCGGTGGTATGGTGGAGGGACAGTTTTGCATGTGGTGTGTGTATGCGATGATTTCAGCCGTGGAGAAGTGAAGATGTGGCGAGTGGCTCAAAATATCTCGTTTCCATCGACCATGACAATGTCAACAGGACGTATGTTCAGCCTGGACAtgtgaatattttaactcttGAAAACATTATGTATGGGTTCATCTATATActcggttataatattatttaatagttatttatttattttttttattatttatttatttgttttatttgctcaacaatttatttatttgttttaattattattaggttaaaATGTACTTGAGTAGTTAGTTTTTGCActttctgaaaattatttttattttgcatgaacgcataattattttatttattatttttgttattgttattattgaatatttatttattgttaaacatatttttagctgtaaaattttattttgttaacccAATTTAGGGttgattataaatgtttgtttatttattattattttctttgttatcaaatattcatattttattttaatttatctaacttTGGTGGTGGAAGATCAAAAATATATGTGgttaaaatgtgtaaatattctttaaaaaaaatgtatataaattttaGGCTCGTCACACCACTGATAAGCATTGTTGATATTTGAGGTAATTTTTACCTACCTACACCTAACCACCTATGTGTTCACACGTCTTTtacgtacttaatatttattttttttctttgtagttATTTCTTCcaaaaatttagtaaatattttgtctaataacttaatatttgcagtagttaaattaataaatcaaaactgtcaatttacaatcatttttaggctttaaaatataataattcttattttggattctttttaatattaaaatattgtattatgtatgctATTTTTATTTGGCTACAAATAATTAGTGCAGTTATCTACTCATGTTAATCGTCAATAAATGTGTACTAATggcattaatacattaatagtaCTTGGCTTGATTACTATTTACTAGTGTATgttaatttttcgtttattCTAGATAAATGgctatatttacaaaaatatatataatataatgaaaatacttgcatatatattttgtatataagtattgaaattgttttgtaatttagttgttaatccagaataaaataaaaattataatccatttttatattaaaagtgGTCCAAGTCCACccataaatttaaatgttttaagttcGCATTTTCATTGTTTGTAAGACACTGCTAACATATCTGTTAATTGTGTCATGCTCTAACCTGAGTCGATAACCCATCCCCGGTAAAATGATAATTCCAaagaaataattgtatcaataaaTCGAcccattaaatgtaataatagatttaaattaatgtatatgtatttactatataatatattgtaattttattaatttttttaaaaatctttcatCCATTATATTGCATGATGCTTTGCATGTTTTGTGTGTTCGTTATTTGGTATATTGGACATAGTTATAACAAgtcattatttgatatttacagTGATGGAACAGTGAAGTTATGGCGTGTTAAATATCGCTTAGACGTGATGGCTTGACGGACAATCATTTGCATTGCAACAATTCTCCAGTACATCGGTATACTCGTGTTGACCATGATTATATTGATTAGCCACCTGATATCTTCGGTGCATGCCATATTCTGCCATAAACCGAAGcaaacaaaatctatattataatctgtgatatttacttattttgagaATCTCTTTCTGCTGAACTGGTATTTCAGTGTTCCTTACAAATTGGTTCCAAagatgcatattttttaataacatatttactaTGGGTacggtaatatttttattattttgaacacaaAAAGAGCGACTAATAATTGCATGCTTATATTTAGGAAATGAAAATGctcaatatttatcaaataaccatttagtattattattatggtatttggTACTGAttattacttacaattttttaattaataattttttgtgcaTTGATcacgttaaataatttatttttaatagaatataatatgttaattaatcaattttaaaaatcaaaataaaattttgttttatttttattattcattttaaaatagacCTGATCAAAACAATGttaagtgtaatatattatatttataaataaaataatgtactacaaatgtttatttgattattttaaaatacgtttaatattttggaataCTTACTGCTTAagtgaataaattatacaataaaataataggaaaaaacaattattagttactaataaataaatttacaaaaaaataataaatatttatttactattataagaTAAAGGTCTATAttagttaattgttttataattaaaaaatatcacagAAATTAGCAATAAATAGCATTGAAGTATTAACTAACATTTTGAGTGACAAACACATGGCCAAAGTTATTGTATGAGTATGTACGGTTCAGAATTAATTCCTTTAGTTTAATACCCGAtataacctaaaataataaaaaaaaattatgaatgaatatttttttttaattttatttatttgtaaaatcatACTTGTAAGCCATGATTTAGCGCTACCATCGAGAATACTGTTTTGATTGTTGCGTATGGAGGTAAAAGTCTTAACTGTATGCCAGAAATCATAGTCCAAGCAAGATTACTATCTTCTTCGTCACTGACTTCAACAACAAGCTGCATGTCAcggtttctgaaaaaaatatatgtaaatcatcattgattgaatttatttctcttttttaatattaatccgacaatattgtatttcataaaTTGTTCATATTCTATTAAATCTGTTAAtttgagtaaatattttattataactataagttACAAAGAAAGAATTGACACTTGTTACCAGTGGTGTACCCAGGATTTTTCAATGGGGGAGGGGGAATAAACAAAGTAAATCAGAATTTGTATATTAGgttgttattactatatatcgtAACCGTAATAGACCTGGGGACACTACTGcttgttacataaaatattccGGTGCAATAacataaaactttattataatattaactggtATCCATATTGATATACAATGTTGCTGAATAaatagctatttaaaatgtcaaatgtttGTTAATTCACTAAAaggtatattttgttaatgaaagacaatttttgtacattacaccaattttttagttcaaattacttctcaattatatttaaatctgttaaaaatataatacttaatttttttgaaattatattagtttaaaattaccTGTTGTTTTTTATTGAGCACGTGAAGTCAAATTGTTCTTCACAAAAAACCATATCAGGCAAATACGTTATAGAGAATGTTATGTCGTCTAATTCTGGAATCTACCAACATATGAagactaattaaatatttaactagtaATTTACTGCAATCAGTGaacgtgtatattttaatttaatagtattttcttacaaactatattcaatttaattatccATAAATAAATCCAATTataatttaccaataattagtaattacctgtCTCACTAACGGACTGGATTGTATTTGACCTTTAGTACCCATATTAGACCGCCATAAAATGTCCAACTTGCCAAGATTATTTGTTCTTGTGGGATTTTTTTCAGCAGTTTTATCTAAGCTTAATCTATACATATACTGTCTTGTTTCTTTCACATCCAGTATGTCCATATCTCCGAAAACAGATTTATCCTCTGAACTTTCAAGTAAATGATTCATTGAATTaactgtgataaaaaaaataaaatgcactgttaaacatttttatcaaaagtattaaaaataatatcaaaactaccATCATATCCAATTGATGATTCTAAGATAAATTTTTCTAATGAGATTGGagtagacataatattttggaCTTGAACTTCTAGGTAAACTTCATCAgtctaaaataagtataataatataatttaagtattaactttaaattgtatacatttattatttattaaaatatgtcaacTAAGATGCTTACTACAGTAttgtaaaattttgtttttagatctAAAGGTTTTGGAACTCTATAGCTGAAAATTGTTTCAAACGAATGTTTCCTATCATATTCCACTTGACAAatcaatttactaaaaaaacttatattttaaaatacaaatgacattttaaattaatcttaGCACAGTTCATACTTGACACTACCGTGTTCTTTGACTTCGTGCTTAACAATAACATCAATAGAAGCATATGGATCCAATTTGGGAAAAGCTTTTGGTCCCAAAATCGGTATATGTGATGTCGCAGTATCAATTTCTgctttcaaaataatatcatagaccgTTTGAGAACTTTcatttttcaagtaaatataacATAGAAATGTTTCGCCCAGATACAAATTTCTAGAAAACATTAATAcgtttattaattgattaattatcaaacttttCAAAACTTACTCTAGAACATTAGGAACCATGAGAAACGACCCGGCCGCCAATGTTTCAGCATCGGCCAATGTAGTTacatctttttttaaatgtgcaTTCAATGCAGCTCCTGGTAAATCTTTTGAATCACACGTGACTATCTTCGAGTTAAACATGACTGGCTTACCGAGGCGCATTACTAaagatcaaatttaaaactaatgttCATACAATCGCTTGAAAGTGCTTGGCCATAAATGTTTATGTACCTCTTAATTTTATGGGATGCTCGACCACTTCCTTCACTTCTATTGAAGTCATGctgaagtaaaattattatttccaaggAAATACCTAACGCAGGTAATTACTGATACGTGAGAACGGTGTGACAACTTTCGACTGCAACCAGACACCACAGACAACAGACTAGAAAATATGGTTTGGaaaacgtaaagaattatttaattgttaacaATGACGTTTAGTATTCACGACCAAAGTCGAAAACCGTAAGTAGCAAGTGCCGAGTAGAAAGTACTCACACAAGTTAACACATCCAAAATCAAaccagaataataattattaattaataatcatagacATGTTTAACCACAGAACAATAtgtctatattaataaattaataaataataataaaaccacaGGGCACAGACTTCttctatattatagaaaatagaaatctgtgaataaattaataaaaccttATCGCATGTttgataatgaataataatattacacgatCTTCTAAATTCTGTGATACAACCACGACGATTTAAGTTAGTACttgttatttattcatttttagtttGTGATATGCGTTGAACGTTATCAAATATCAGTGTATCAGAAATCAGAGTGAAATGTAGTAATTCCAAATgttttatttcgtttaaaaatCGTCGACATTTTATGTTTCACACACACAATTAACGTACAATGAGTATAACGATGTATTCgacaattttatgtaaaaagttCTTGTCCGGTTCACTCTTGCATGACCTAAGTAGATCGCAGAACGTTGACGCGATCAGTGCGCTGAGCAATAGTTTTATCGTTGCCAAATTCTTCAGCCACAACACGACTCGCATTGGAGTTCAACCACAACAACAGTCGTTTCTGCGTCCTGGACCCAACAGAATCGCCTGCCTGACGTCGATCGACGTCCACCGGTATTATTGCAACAAGAACTATAGGCCGTTCCCCGAAGTTCCGGAATTCCCACCAATCGTTTGGCCCAACGTTTTTAAGTCATTCAAAGCTCTGCTATATTCGTATCTAATAATCAAACCACAACTGGACAAAGACTTCAGTCTCGGAGAGTTTGCCAAAAATTCTAGAAAGGCATGTTCCactattatagatttttaaattgcatttatttatttttaatttaagtattacattttaaacaggTAATGCCCAATTACAATTATAGTGTATGgctagtatttaaaaaataggttcaatgaattattacataaacttaattaatttataaccacAAAACATAGCAGAGAGCTAAttaaggtacctaggtataccaagttcacaaataataaattccaattgacgattacataaattaaaagtatataaattaataaactaacttaattaattaaattatgtaggtaaaaattaaaagaatcaTAAGAGTTATTAGAAAACAAATctatgttaaaattttttattagcaGGCAGCtgcttcaatatattataattaattaatattttaaagctgAAAGAACCTGTTAAAAGTGGTCTCGATTGTCTGGTTGAACAAACAAGATCATTGCTGTTTAATGTGGCAAATAATTCTAGGTAGTTAATATAGTGAAACCTccaaataacctaacctaacaattCACCTCCAAATGGTATACGTTTTTTTGGTAACTTACTACAAACTGAACCCTCTGAATAGCAGACAAATTTCATTGACTGAGAGTGTccggtatttagaggtttcgctatatatattattttattaatttaaaaataaatcatagatcttatattttctattttttatctaACAATTCAagtctttaaaaaataagaatgatAATTTATGCTCATGTGACGAATGAGATACACGTTCGAGACCACATCTGAACTATTCCTAGAAataagttttgtatttattgaattGTGCTTAAAGTACCAAATTTTTGTGGTGATCAcaaaatagtacaataataaaatatagacctaacaaaaaaaacatctaAGCGTTTTAACGCTACCaggttattaaaatttttgatttataaaactaaGCATAGAAGCAGTCATGATGTTATTTGTTTGCTTTTGCAGGCTGTTGAGGTAGTGTCCAATTGCATTTCCAAACGAGACTTTACCACACTACAAGGGCTAGTCACCAACGATGTGCTGGAACAGGTGAAATTGATCGTTTCAGATCTCAGTGACAATGAAATAAAAGACATGGCATTTGATAACGATgacatgtatttatttttaccagtACAGTTGGATATTATTAATGACACAAAACGTGAGTATGCCTATTGCAAATGGACTGATTTATTTATGCTATTctaataagattatattattttattgacaaattttaattttctagttAAAGACCGGCGATTTGTTGAAATTACAATGTGCTATCACGCTATTCACAATTTAgaagagataaaaaaaagatcCGAAGAAATTGTTGATATACAAAAAGAATTAAAGAGTAATATATTTGTGTTGAACTATAGGTTTATTAGAGAATATACAGAAGGGGTAAAAGATGCATGGACTATAAATgccataaatcatttaaaagccGAAGAACacgataaaacaattttataaatggaATTATACCATATTCATGTAACTAAGTACCTTTAAATTTAGAtgtcatactataatataaagtttaataattaaataatttttattaacatgttGCTATCTCACTTATTATACCCAAgtccaatatttatttaatctattaacCATTTGAAGCCACAGTggaattgtgtttatttttaaataccccTAGTGACTTTTTAACACAAACTTTAGACAATCATTACTGGGGCAGACTGGGCCGGTGGGATACCAGAAACTTTCCTGGTGGGCCGctactcaaaaataatttggttttaatatttataataaaatcggtaaaaatataaaaaattttttttgaaaattcgacccccccccccccctcccttgCATAACTTCTGGATTCGCAACTCGTCTGCCTCTAAAATCATACTCTAGTCTATTAGTTTTTTCATGTGgatttgtaattgtttttacattttaaaatacaataggtattatttaaatacaaaaactcCTAGGATTAAGTTAAggtataaactttatttttgaaactaaTAGACAATACTAGTAgctaaatgcttttttttttaaattgacgagaaattttttttataagaatgtataactttaatttttaatgaaactatgaaagtatttcaaaaatctctattcaataaaaataactctTGACATATTCATATTGTGAttttatgtttgatatattaCATTGATGCAACGACAACGGTACATATACTTTGAACAAGATTACAAGGAAAAGGAACTAAAGCACTATTTTTTATGGGATATGTAACACGGTTAGCATACATGAAGGCCAAATGAAACGAGTGtttctttaatagtttaatgcaGGCACCGGCGGCCCGCGGGCCGCATGCGGCCCTCTGAACTTTTTGCTGAGGCCCTCCAAATATAATTCatggtgtttaaaattttaattttgtagcttaaattgttataaatatataaataatatttaatcaatgcgaGATAAGCTATGATCGAAAACGTAATCTAATcttatgtaatgtatatatcgTCGATTATGACAAATACGTATTGGTTATGGTCTTAGTGGCTTAGTGCAGTTCGTTTCGAAACATTCCAACGTGAAGTTTAAATTTCAACTGTTTTATAATAACCTATCAATTCAATgtcaaaaaaacgtaaaattagTGATGAACATCGTATTTAacggatttatatttttttatggaaaataaaggtaaactattatgtttaatttgcaaaaaaaaccattttaactGTAAAAGAGTATAATGTTAAACGTCACTATGAAACAgagcataaattaaaatttgacacTCTCACTGGTGATCTTAGAcagattaaaataaacaattttaaaagttcaTTAACTAAtcaacaaaatagttttaaattacaacataatCAAAACGAATCAGGAGTACGAGCTAGTTTCGTAGTTGCTGAAATGATAGCCAAGTGTAATCGTCCATTCAACGACTctgagtttataaaaaaatgtatgttagcCGTTGTAAATGAAATATGccctgagaaaaaaaaacaatttgaagaCATCAGTCTCTCAGCTAGGACCTGTGTTAGACGTACCGAAGAGTTAggaacaaatttaatattcaaactgAAAGAAAAAGTTTCTAAATTTGATTGTTTTTCTATCGCAACTGACGAAAGTACTGATGTTTGTAATACTGctcagttattaatatttattcgaggaattgattttaatttcaatatttctgAAGAATTAGCTGAATTATGTAGTTTGAAGGGAACTACAACGGGAGAAGACTTATTTATCGAAAttgacaaaacatttaaaaaacttgGATTAAGTTGGAACAAACTAGTTAGTGTTACTACAGACGGTGGTAGAAATATGAGTGGAATTAATAAAGGATTAATTGGGAGAATAAATGCGAAAATGGTGGAAGAAAGACATGAAGCACCTATGATATTTCATTGCATCATACATCAAGAGGCATTATGTTGCAAAGTTTTAGCATGGAAAGATGTAATGAATATTGTAGTATCGACGGTTAACTACATACGCAAAAATGCTTTGGCACAtcgtcaattcaaaatatttttggaagaaTGCGATGCTGAATATGGggatgtaatatatttttccgaAGTAAGGTGGTTGAGTAGAGGTGTGGTTTTGAaacggttttttattttacgaaatgaaataaatatttttatgtcagaAAAAGGAAAAGTGGGTTCTTAATCTGGCATTTTTAACTGATATAACAACTTTATTAAATGAGCTGAATACAAAACTGCAAGGTAAATACAAATTGTTGTCAgatatgtattcaaatataaaatcatttcaagtgaaattaaaattattacacaaaCATATTAATGAACAGCACTTGGATCATTTCGTATGCTGTAAAACTGAATTAGAATCAACCAAATCAACTTTAAATTGGGaaactacaaaaattaattttttaaatataatagaaaacctACAAAATGAATTTTCAATACGATTTTCTGATTTTTACGTACAAgagaataaaatcaaattgtttCAAAACCTTTTTTCTGTCGACATTGACGATGTTGAATCTAATTTACAGATGGAAGTCATAGAATTGCAAAACAACGATATTCTTAAAAATGCTTTTAAAGAAAGTAAtgacctaaaaatattttattcaagtcTTTCTGAAATAGATTTTAAAGGCATTAAAAGTTTtgctaaaaaaatgattactgcTTTTGGTAGCACATATATTTGTGAGCAGACATTCTCAATACTTAAattccgaaaaaataaatattgttcacgCCGTTCACGGTTAAGCGATGAACACTTGAACGCTGTTTTAAGGATATCAACATCCAATTTAAAAGCGGATATAAATGAATTGGCGGGAAAAATTCTttcttttttaaacttttaaattgtctctactaatgtatttaattaaaaattagttaataagcACAACTGCAatgttaaattcataatatgtttgttgctatctgtaaatatattagtattatttgttaaaattatattttttaatattttaattttgtatgcgGCCCTCCattaaaaactgaaacaaaTTATGGCCCGTGTAGGTAAAAAGGTTGCCGACCCCTGGTTTAATGAATAAAGTCTATGAGAGGTCGGAAAACCAGTCTTAGAAGCAGAGCccatggtatataataataataatacttcgGACTCACTTAGTGCCTTAGCAAATCTACAATCCAAAACCTTATCAGAACCATTGGCTCTTTCAATCAGCAACCTTCTTTCCAAATCGAATAAAGAAATCAGATTTATATGGACCCCAGGTCACTGTAACATAAAGGGAAATGAGAAGGCAGACGAAGCGGCTAGAAATGCAGTCAACAGTCCAGACTGTGAAAATATTCCTTTTTCCTCACTCGtggatataaaaagaaatataagcAAATACTGTATTGATTTGTGGAACTCACAGTGGCACATGACCACGGAAAATAAATTAAGGGAAATTAAGCACTCTGTTGAACTCTGGCCAAGATACACTgaactaaacagaaaaaatgaaGTTATTCTCAATCGACTCAGAATCGGTCACACGAAACTCACACACGGACATCTTATGGCAAAGACAGATCCACCCTTATGCCTAACATGCAATACAAACTACTCCATCAAGCATATCATCATCCACTGCCCAAACTTCAACGAAGCCAGAAAAGATCTCAACATCCCAGACAACCTGTACGAAGCAATTGGTCCATTTTCAAACTTTCatagcataattttatttaaaaaaaaaattgaattgtacaataacatataatatttaatgtagaaaTTAACACCTGTAAGCTAATAACCTATGTAGTTGATGcttaaccaataataaaaaaaaaaaaaaaaaaataataatactatttacaaaatactttcatacaattatttattaattatacattacattttgataactacaatatatttatttattttcggataaatgttaataaaacgtCTTAAAATCACtgtatacctactcaatataTCACACTGCACTCTGTATACTGAACTgctatgtaataatttaaaattaacatttagacaagattttttagtaattagATTTGTAGcaaaatgttgattatttttattttagttataaagattatggttattattttgaTCATGATCATAGCAGCGAACACTCATTATTACAAATAGTTTTAGGTACCCAGCGAAGTGATTTTTtgaattggttttataatttgtgtGTCTGAAGACACTTTttctgttaattattttatatttatatattatatttgtgtgcaATCACACTTAGTAATAAAACACCAATCaaagatttataatttgtagttaACGAATACCTAGTCTAAATACGTATTAGTAATATGAACTTATTGAGAGTTTAAAGGTAAAaagagttaaataatatgtattaaattatttttaatatgtgctAGACactaaatataacattaaaaaatgtcagAGGACAAAATGTTCTAAGGTGTATTCATCTTTCTTACTTTTACAGtccatttt
The Metopolophium dirhodum isolate CAU chromosome 7, ASM1992520v1, whole genome shotgun sequence DNA segment above includes these coding regions:
- the LOC132949761 gene encoding uncharacterized protein LOC132949761 → MSITMYSTILCKKFLSGSLLHDLSRSQNVDAISALSNSFIVAKFFSHNTTRIGVQPQQQSFLRPGPNRIACLTSIDVHRYYCNKNYRPFPEVPEFPPIVWPNVFKSFKALLYSYLIIKPQLDKDFSLGEFAKNSRKAVEVVSNCISKRDFTTLQGLVTNDVLEQVKLIVSDLSDNEIKDMAFDNDDMYLFLPVQLDIINDTKLKDRRFVEITMCYHAIHNLEEIKKRSEEIVDIQKELKSNIFVLNYRFIREYTEGVKDAWTINAINHLKAEEHDKTIL
- the LOC132948353 gene encoding general transcription factor II-I repeat domain-containing protein 2-like; the protein is MIAKCNRPFNDSEFIKKCMLAVVNEICPEKKKQFEDISLSARTCVRRTEELGTNLIFKLKEKVSKFDCFSIATDEKLAELCSLKGTTTGEDLFIEIDKTFKKLGLSWNKLVSVTTDGGRNMSGINKGLIGRINAKMVEERHEAPMIFHCIIHQEALCCKVLAWKDVMNIVVSTVNYIRKNALAHRQFKIFLEECDAEYGDVIYFSEKKEKWVLNLAFLTDITTLLNELNTKLQVKLKLLHKHINEQHLDHFVCCKTELESTKSTLNWETTKINFLNIIENLQNEFSIRFSDFYVQENKIKLFQNLFSVDIDDVESNLQMEVIELQNNDILKNAFKESNDLKIFYSSLSEIDFKGIKSFAKKMITAFGSTYICEQTFSILKFRKNKYCSRRSRLSDEHLNAVLRISTSNLKADINELAGKILSFLNF
- the LOC132949760 gene encoding trafficking protein particle complex subunit 13, with protein sequence MTSIEVKEVVEHPIKLRVMRLGKPVMFNSKIVTCDSKDLPGAALNAHLKKDVTTLADAETLAAGSFLMVPNVLENLYLGETFLCYIYLKNESSQTVYDIILKAEIDTATSHIPILGPKAFPKLDPYASIDVIVKHEVKEHGSVNKLICQVEYDRKHSFETIFSYRVPKPLDLKTKFYNTVTDEVYLEVQVQNIMSTPISLEKFILESSIGYDVNSMNHLLESSEDKSVFGDMDILDVKETRQYMYRLSLDKTAEKNPTRTNNLGKLDILWRSNMGTKGQIQSSPLVRQIPELDDITFSITYLPDMVFCEEQFDFTCSIKNNRNRDMQLVVEVSDEEDSNLAWTMISGIQLRLLPPYATIKTVFSMVALNHGLQVISGIKLKELILNRTYSYNNFGHVFVTQNVS